Below is a window of Agrobacterium vitis DNA.
GCCGAGTGCCGCGCCTGGTCGCAGAGCTTCGCGCGCCAGATGGAGGAAGAAGCCCGCCAGAACCGCCGCAAAAAGCCGGGCCGTCCGCGCGCCGCCACAGAAGCCGCTCCAGCGCGGCGCGGTCTCACGCTGGAAACCCTTTTGGAAAACTGGCTGAACACCGCCAGAAACCCAGATATGGCCGACCGCCAGCCCAATACCATCAGGGACTACCGCCAGAAGATCGGCGTCATCGAAAAGCGCGCACAAGATATCTGGTATTCGGCGGCCGAGGCGTTGAGCAAACAGATCTGCCTGGGCCTCTATGACAAGCTGCGCACCGAATGCGGGTTGCACACCGCCCATGCCGTGCTGCGCGTGCTGGGCATCGCCCTGCAATGGGGCATGGATCGCGGCCACCTGCCTTCCATGCTGATCAATCCGGCCCATAAGCTGAAAATGAAAACCCCGCCGCCGCGTATCCGCTTTGCCACCATCAAGGAAATCGACCATCTGGTGAAAGTAGCCGACGCCGGCGGCCGCCCCGAAATGGGCGACATGGTGATTTTCGCCGTCTGGTCAGGCCAGCGGCAGAATGACCGGCTGGCCTTCATCCACACCGGCCACGAAAACGGCCGCATCAAACTGCGCCAGGGCAAGACCGGTGCGCTGGTTTCCATTCCCAAGGCCGAGACCTTCCGCGTGCGGATCGACGCCGCCATGCAGCGCCGCAAGGAAGCGGGCGTGATCTCGCCCAATGTCATTCTGGACGAAAGGCGCTGGCAACCCTTCAAGGCGGACTACTATCGCCATTGCTTCGAAGACCTGCGCAGCGAAGCCGCCAAGACCATGCCCAGCCTGAAAACGCTCCGCGATCAGGATCTGCGCGACACCGCCGTAACATGGCTCGCCATGGCAGGCTGCACCATCCCTGAAATCTGCTCCATCACCGGCCACAGCTTCCAGACCGCCAACGAGGTGATGAAACACTATCTGGCCCTGAATGAAGAACTGGCCGACAGCGCCATGGCGAAAATGGTTCGCTGGCACGAGGGGGAGAGCAAGTGAGGCTTAAGAAAAAACAAGCCTTACAACATGCTGGAATGGATACTGAGATGATCCGACATATCCACCGGCGAACCGGCAAACCCTCCATGCGCAGAGCAAATATATCGCGGCAAGAGGCCCGGAGGCGATCAGCCCAAAGGCCTTTGATAACAGACTGTTGCCAAAAAAGGCGGCATTGAAAACGGAAAGAAACAACGCAAGCGCCGTAGCGACAATGCCAAAGGCAATACCTGCCGCGACGAAAAATCCAATCATGCGCAACACAGGGTCAACCAGACCCACAATCAACTCCAACACCGGCACACCCCTTGACAGCTCCCATTAACCACCGCACCATATGTGTGCTTCGCGAAAAAGGCGAGGCCCGGGTTGAGAGCCGGTTCTGTCAAAGGCGTCCGAACGCGCCACTCCTCTGTGAGCGCGTTTTTCTATGGTCGGGCGTAATGGGGAGGCTTTGCCTCGCCGTGTTCCTTTGCGCGGTCTCTCAAACCTATTACTGCCCGGCCACCAGGGTGAGAGCTGATGGTCCGGGTTCGCTCGAACAAAGGACCCGCGCCATGAACGCCACGCATCCGCTTGACCAGATGACAGACGAGAGCAGCCGTATCGAAGACACCATGTTCGATATGAAAGCCATGCTCCGCTTCGGCCTTCACATGACTGAAAGTTGCACCGAGGAAGAGTTCGGCCAGTACCGAAACGATTGGTGCACGCTCATGTATCTCCTCCTCGACAAGATCAAAACCATCAACGACGCGAACGACCACCTCATGGCGGCCGCCCGCAAAACAGCAACCATGGAGACCATGCAATGACAAACGCTGCACCCAAAAGACCAAAGACAGCAGAAGAATTCGAAGACGCTTTTATGAGCCTCGTTTCCAGCGAAATGGTTCGCCATCGCAAGAACGGCGAACGCATGGCCGCGTTGTTGGAACTACTGGCAAGCACCACAGGAAAGACAATCGCAGTGATGGCCGAGGGCGATGCTCGCGTTGCAGAAAAATTGATGATCGGAGTTGATGGACACATCGTTGAGACAACGACCAGCTTTACACCCATATTTTCCGCACTGAATGCAGTCTTCGACGAATTTCGCAGCAGGAGGGATCAGAAATGAGCGCACTTCAACACTTCAATTTTGAAGGAAAGCCGTTTCGGATAATTTTCAAAGATGAAATACCTTGGTTTGTCGCCAAAGATATTTGCGCAATTATCGGCCTCAAGAACCACAACGATGCTATCGAGCCTCTTGATGACGACGAAAAAGATTGGGTCGTTTTAAACGATGCACTCGGACGGCCCCGCAACACAAGGGTAATCAATGAAAGCGGCTACAGTATCCTAGTGCTTCGTTCTCGACAGGCAATGATACCGGGCACAGTGTTTCATCGGTTTCGGAAGATGGTAACAAACGAAATTCTACCACAAATTCGTAGAACTGGCAGCTTTTCAGGACAGCCATTAGCACCAACCTCCCCACAACCGAACACACCTGCCCCTGTTGATGAAATAACCAGAAAGCTAGCCGTCATTCAGGAAGCCCGCATGACCAAAGGCCCAGCCTATGCGGCACGGCTTTGGGACACCATGGGTATGCCAACGCCACCAGCACAGCTTCCAGCGCCCGTTTACGACGAGCAAGCCATAAGCTGCCTTCGCCACATGCTTCGCGCAGATTTTCAGGGCGTCAAGCTGGGGCAAATCATCCGATCAGCGTTTCAAGGTGAACGCCTGGCCGTGAACGTGCTGAAAGAATTGCGCATCGAGCTTAAAGATGACGGCTTCATCGTTCCAAACATCTTTCCGCCGTTCAACGCGCTTTTCGCGGGCACACGATGGGAACGCCCGTTTGAGCATTTGCGCAAGCTTCCGAATGCAAAACCCCATCTTCCTTGGGGCGGAAGACACGCAAAAGACTTCACCTTCATTCCATCAACATATCTGGATGAAGCATAGCCCATAAAACCCGTGCGACCGTACGACAAAGCGACCAAGTCGCACGGTCGCATAACCGGCGCAAATTGGTCGCAAAAATCTGCTAACTTATTGAAAAATGGTGGGTGATGTAGGG
It encodes the following:
- a CDS encoding tyrosine-type recombinase/integrase — protein: MAKPSTPKIRYVAWRNGRPRFNPSETLRARGHAGQDLKDEAGNWLKEAECRAWSQSFARQMEEEARQNRRKKPGRPRAATEAAPARRGLTLETLLENWLNTARNPDMADRQPNTIRDYRQKIGVIEKRAQDIWYSAAEALSKQICLGLYDKLRTECGLHTAHAVLRVLGIALQWGMDRGHLPSMLINPAHKLKMKTPPPRIRFATIKEIDHLVKVADAGGRPEMGDMVIFAVWSGQRQNDRLAFIHTGHENGRIKLRQGKTGALVSIPKAETFRVRIDAAMQRRKEAGVISPNVILDERRWQPFKADYYRHCFEDLRSEAAKTMPSLKTLRDQDLRDTAVTWLAMAGCTIPEICSITGHSFQTANEVMKHYLALNEELADSAMAKMVRWHEGESK
- a CDS encoding BRO-N domain-containing protein; translated protein: MSALQHFNFEGKPFRIIFKDEIPWFVAKDICAIIGLKNHNDAIEPLDDDEKDWVVLNDALGRPRNTRVINESGYSILVLRSRQAMIPGTVFHRFRKMVTNEILPQIRRTGSFSGQPLAPTSPQPNTPAPVDEITRKLAVIQEARMTKGPAYAARLWDTMGMPTPPAQLPAPVYDEQAISCLRHMLRADFQGVKLGQIIRSAFQGERLAVNVLKELRIELKDDGFIVPNIFPPFNALFAGTRWERPFEHLRKLPNAKPHLPWGGRHAKDFTFIPSTYLDEA